The following nucleotide sequence is from Paenibacillus andongensis.
GGTCTTAGCTTGGCTAGGTTCGCGCAAAATGTATTCGCCGATCCAGCTTCTTTTGAACCAAATCGGAGGACTTGTGACTGTGAATCAGAAGCGGAAGGCCAATGAGTTCCAAATGATCAGCGAGCATGTCCATACCTTGTTCCAATCGAAGTCACAACTGGAAAGAGAAGTCCACCAACATATCGGACAGGTCCGGACGTTTTTCTTAATCAAGGCTTTTCAAGGACATATCAAACAGAGCGAGCTGCTGGAGAAGCTGGCGCAATTCGGCTATAACAAGCACATTGAAGAGTGGAAAACGATGTCGGTGATCACGATGCAGATCGATTCGATCGACAATACGCGTTACGAAAAACGGGATATGGAACTGCTGCTCTTCGCCGTGCACAATATGATCGAGGAACTGATTCCTTCGCAGCAGCGTCTCACACCTATCATTATTGACCAGACCGTGGTCACTTTGATCGGAAGTGCCGATAGCGAAGAAGCTGCCTTTCGCAATATCGTGTATGCACTAACCGAGCAGATGCAGCAGCATATCTATAGCTTCCTGACTCTCCATGTCAGTATCGGGATGAGCCTACCGATTCATGCTTTTTCGCAGATGGCGATTGCCTACCGGGAAGGTCTGGAGGCTTTGAAGCATCGCATCAAGCTGGGTGAGGGCATCATCATTCAATATGAAAATATTAACTCGGGGAAGCATTACTTGAATTTAAACTACCCGAAGCTGATCGAGAACGAATTGATGGATGCGATCAAGCTAGCCGAAAAGGATAAGTCCAAAGAGCTGCTGAAGCAGCTGCTGCAAGCGGTATTCGCAGCTCCCCTGACGCCTCAGGAGTATCAAATCCCATTGGCACGGCTGCTCAACAACCTGCTCATGGTGATGCAGGAATCCGGAATCAGCTTGAATCAGATTCATCCGAACAAAGGGTCCCTTTTCGAGGAGCTCCTCAATTTGCATATGACAGCCGAAATCGAGGACTGGTTCTGGACAGAGGTCATTCACCCGCTTATTCGCATTTATCGCGACCGGCAGGATGCCCAGTACCACAACATTTCCGAGAAGATTATTGATCTTGTGCAGCACTATTACGACACCGATCTGACGCTTGAGGAATGCGCCTCTCGGCTGCATTATAACGCGAATTATTTGAGCAGTATTTTCCGCAAAGAAACGAACTGCTCCTTTAGTGACTACTTATCGACCTACCGGTTCAATATGGCTAAGAAATGGCTATCCGAAACCGATATGCCAATCAAGGATATCTCTTCCAAGCTTCGCTATAACAATTCGCAAAACTTCATCCGTTCGTTCCGCAAGCAAGAAGGCTTAACCCCCGGCCAGTATCGGGACAAAAAGAAAGAAGGCTCGGCACCTAATGGGTAGGTTCCTTGCCTTCCTTCCTTGCTTGTCTATAATCCTAGCAACCAAATGCTAGGTTGTTGGTTTGACCGCAGCTTTGAGTGCCGCACGATTATCCCATAAAAACGATACAACACTGTTACGTTCTTCAAAGAACGATTCCTTCTCATCTACATAGTCTTGGCCCAGTCCATGAACGCTGAAACGATCATCGGAGTAGTTCATCAAAGTCCATTGCCCTCCGCGTTTGTTGTCAGCAAACACAAGATAGAGTTTCTCTCCTGAAGCGTCCCATTTCGCAAATGATGAAAAATTGTCCAAAATCTCACCAATGTCGTTTTTCTTTTTGATTTGCATGATCGTATCCTCTCTTTCATTTATTTTAGGCAAGTTTACTTAAAAGCACTGTTTCCGTTTCCGTTTCCTTTTCTGTCTCCTGAAGCTTGGTTTTCCACTCCATTTTATGTTGTGAAACGGTTAAAAATATGTGCTTATAGCCTTCTGATATCGTCAAAACTGGTTTACCGTAGACAAGTGACTGAGACAAACGGTAGGTTGCTTGTTCAACATCTTTCGTAGTGTCATTCTGTTTCCGCAGGATAATAAGCAGCTGCATACAACCAAAGACCTTAAACTGGTTACTGCACTCAGTATGATCCACGTCATACCAATCCATTTTTTCAACTTCTTGAACCGTAAAAACGTTGGAGTCTCCTAATTCATTCTCAAGTGTAATTTCACTTAGCTGGATGTTGGTTTTGTTTAATTCGTATGCGACCTGTTCTAAGGCTTGCTTCTTCGTTTGGGCTTGAATGAGGTATGAAATATTAGCATGAAAGGTTGCCTCTGCGATATAGTCTTCTTGTTCCATTTCCCCTTTGATATCTCCTTTAAATTCATGATGTGTTATGTTCTATGGACAAGAAAATACTATAAGAAAATGGATAAAAAGGTTGTCATTCCGTAGGGTGGGATTTTAGGAACCTTTGTCGAATAATTTTTTACTGGTATAAAATGAAAAGGCCTTGCCCACGTAAGGTGGCCGTGAACACTTGCGTCAGCAAGCTTCTTCATCACGTCTATGCCATCCTTACTACAGGCGAGCCCATCTCAAATAACCATTACCTTCTATGTTGAAAAATCAAATTCCAGCTGCCGCATACACTTTGTCGAAGCCGGCTTTGGAACGCTGAACTAAACTCTCAGGGGACTCTGTTGGCGGCGCTGCCGTCAATATTTCCTGAGAGACAGCCCCCTTATAACCTATCCGTTGCAATCCTTGCAGGAAGCCTACCAAGTCGATTACACCTTCACCTGGATATAAACGTGCGTTATCCAGCACTTCCTCCACGGGAACGTCTGGTGCGTCG
It contains:
- a CDS encoding AraC family transcriptional regulator codes for the protein MRSLSFLSKMTIFGFLLSTLPVIFIGAFAFVTSSSEIQKNVNEGKMQLITQINSNVEQKLTTVNHTLNQVINSTVLKKAMDMPLTVNDFMMYDDLRSEIRYMQSFDTKLEDVILINARENWMIKNSGLYRYDSYPYYDKLMTLMNTQENSVWTLSPSKWFFTEENARSVTCDYSISLVKKLPTTGLEKYGLALANIPACSLQDLIQNDTEHLDDILIMDEQSRILMHPDPSLIGKSIIEAGLSDLKQLEAPMGQFSANINEKPYSVSFLRSNLNNWTYLSLTSIDSLTKESSKIGTYTIYVCVLMLLLSMVLAWLGSRKMYSPIQLLLNQIGGLVTVNQKRKANEFQMISEHVHTLFQSKSQLEREVHQHIGQVRTFFLIKAFQGHIKQSELLEKLAQFGYNKHIEEWKTMSVITMQIDSIDNTRYEKRDMELLLFAVHNMIEELIPSQQRLTPIIIDQTVVTLIGSADSEEAAFRNIVYALTEQMQQHIYSFLTLHVSIGMSLPIHAFSQMAIAYREGLEALKHRIKLGEGIIIQYENINSGKHYLNLNYPKLIENELMDAIKLAEKDKSKELLKQLLQAVFAAPLTPQEYQIPLARLLNNLLMVMQESGISLNQIHPNKGSLFEELLNLHMTAEIEDWFWTEVIHPLIRIYRDRQDAQYHNISEKIIDLVQHYYDTDLTLEECASRLHYNANYLSSIFRKETNCSFSDYLSTYRFNMAKKWLSETDMPIKDISSKLRYNNSQNFIRSFRKQEGLTPGQYRDKKKEGSAPNG